In the Candidatus Eisenbacteria bacterium genome, GATCTCGGCCGGTCGCGAGATGTGCGTCCACGAAACACCGCCTTCGAACTGCAGGCGATCGAAGATGTAGTAGCCGAGCCGACCGCCCAGCACGAGCGAGTTTGATTTGCGATCGAACGCGTAGGCACCGGCGTAGCCGTTGAGCACGAAGCTGCCGGTGCGCGAGTAGAGCTTGGGGTTCGGTCTCCACTCGAGGTCCGACAGGTCGTCGAACTCCTTGCACAGCGAGCTGTGGATCCAGCCGGTCTCGGTGGTCGAGAGCCGCACGCCGAACCAGTCGCCGCTCTTGGTGACCACCACGAACTCGGTGCCCTTGGCGAAAAGTCCGACGATCGAATAGGCGTCGCCCGGGCCCGAGCGCATCACATTGTGCGAACGCTCGGTGAGGCGCACCTTGCGGACCGCGGTGAGCCGCGAGTTGGGTCCCACGGAAACGGTGCTGGTGAGACCGGCCGGTGCGTCGGTCGTCACCGCCGCGTCGGTGACCGGCGCCGGAGCGACATCCGCAGCAGGCGCGTCGGTCGTCGTCGAGTCGGCGGGCGGCGGATCGTCGGCGCGCGCCGGCGCTGCGAGCAACGTGGCCACCAGCGTGAGCGCGAGCAACGCGCGCAACGAGGCGGTGACGATCGAATGTGATTGCGTGCTCGTCATGGACGTCCCTTTCACCGCCGGAGGGCCGCTAGCGCCACTCCATCACGCGCGCGACTTCGAATCGCGCGCTCCAGTCGCCGAATCCCTCGCGTGACTCGACGATCGCGGTGCCGCTGCGATGCGCGGTGTCGAGCGAGAAGAAGCGGCGTTCGAATTCGAGTCCGAGCCTCCACGACGCGGCGAGTGGCCGCGTGAACGACATGCCGCCGCCGCCGATCCACTCGGCGATCGGAGCGAACGTGACTTCGACCGGGCCACCGGAGGTCGCGACCTGGATGCGGTCCGGGTCGAAGTGCAGCGCC is a window encoding:
- a CDS encoding SH3 domain-containing protein, which codes for MTSTQSHSIVTASLRALLALTLVATLLAAPARADDPPPADSTTTDAPAADVAPAPVTDAAVTTDAPAGLTSTVSVGPNSRLTAVRKVRLTERSHNVMRSGPGDAYSIVGLFAKGTEFVVVTKSGDWFGVRLSTTETGWIHSSLCKEFDDLSDLEWRPNPKLYSRTGSFVLNGYAGAYAFDRKSNSLVLGGRLGYYIFDRLQFEGGVSWTHISRPAEIVESLFDLSLEAEKFHMLFYNLNFTLELLPGRQMVPFVTGGVGSNIMQGDTETAYNMGAGTMLFLSKRTAMRWEVRDYRFKSGAENARVSNDNVEFSLGTFYLF